TTTCAGTTGCTGAGCTTGAATATGGAATTGCAAAAAGCGCATTTCCTGAAAGAAACAGAATCGCTCTTCTGGAGTTTCTTTCCTGCTTTGAAATAGTTCCATTTACTGATCTTGATACTCGAGCCTTTGGTGCATTGAGAACTTTTCTATATAAGAATGGTACTCCAATAGGTCCATATGATTTATTGATTGCAGCGCAGTGTCTTACCAGAGATCTAATTCTTGTAACCAATAATGTAAAAGAATTTGAGAGAGTTCCTGATCTGCATATTGAGAACTGGATTCAAGAATCGGGTTGTTAACCGTT
This sequence is a window from Candidatus Aegiribacteria sp.. Protein-coding genes within it:
- a CDS encoding type II toxin-antitoxin system VapC family toxin, with product MYLIDTNICIYLIKKKSEYLLQRFESEKAFDIGVSAISVAELEYGIAKSAFPERNRIALLEFLSCFEIVPFTDLDTRAFGALRTFLYKNGTPIGPYDLLIAAQCLTRDLILVTNNVKEFERVPDLHIENWIQESGC